A part of Aricia agestis chromosome 13, ilAriAges1.1, whole genome shotgun sequence genomic DNA contains:
- the LOC121732859 gene encoding bombyxin A-2 homolog, which yields MRAVILLVLVCFGMAMAQNADFYCGRRLATALAYLCDGNLVKRSVEMEEMWPWRGRNKRDGIIAECCEQPCTTRVLLSYCAA from the coding sequence ATGAGGGCTGTCATCCTTTTGGTGCTCGTCTGCTTCGGTATGGCGATGGCTCAGAACGCCGACTTCTACTGCGGGCGGCGGCTCGCTACGGCCTTGGCGTACCTCTGCGATGGGAACCTGGTGAAGAGATCCGTGGAGATGGAGGAGATGTGGCCGTGGAGGGGCAGGAACAAGAGGGATGGCATCATTGCTGAGTGCTGCGAGCAGCCCTGCACCACCAGAGTCCTGCTCAGCTACTGTGCCGCGTAA